One genomic window of Agrobacterium vitis includes the following:
- a CDS encoding AraC family transcriptional regulator, with product MPRHPFTFQRGFKQRGEGLPIHAHDEAQLTFAASGMVQVHTEEGRWLVPSQLAVWIPARVPHRVDVLTDAELWMVHWEPSAAQEWAPPVPLDQTFALRVTPLMQSLLEAAFMADVSREKGELVAKLMLHELTSTAHAPTFLPLPTSTIGLRVADMALTDHQSLMSIDEFASRAATSVRTLSRLFPSETGLTFKAWRQRARIVQSMDLLAKGKPIARVAADFGFSSAASFSHAFRQVTAMTPTQFMGVKPLAWSLSRSD from the coding sequence ATGCCCAGACATCCTTTCACCTTTCAGCGAGGCTTCAAACAACGCGGCGAAGGCTTGCCAATCCATGCCCACGACGAGGCGCAACTCACCTTTGCCGCATCTGGGATGGTGCAGGTTCACACTGAGGAAGGCCGGTGGCTGGTACCTTCACAGCTCGCAGTCTGGATTCCCGCTCGCGTTCCCCATCGCGTCGATGTCTTGACGGACGCCGAATTATGGATGGTCCATTGGGAGCCATCGGCGGCGCAAGAATGGGCGCCTCCGGTACCGCTCGATCAGACATTCGCTTTACGCGTGACCCCGCTCATGCAGTCTTTGCTCGAGGCGGCCTTCATGGCCGATGTCAGCCGAGAGAAGGGGGAACTCGTAGCCAAGCTCATGCTGCACGAACTGACGTCAACGGCCCACGCGCCAACATTCCTCCCCCTGCCGACAAGCACAATCGGGCTTCGGGTCGCCGACATGGCTCTCACCGATCATCAGAGCCTGATGAGCATAGATGAATTTGCATCGCGGGCCGCGACATCCGTGCGAACCTTAAGCCGATTGTTTCCTTCGGAGACAGGGTTGACCTTCAAGGCCTGGCGACAACGGGCACGGATCGTGCAGTCGATGGATCTACTCGCCAAGGGAAAGCCAATCGCCCGCGTGGCTGCCGACTTCGGGTTTTCCAGTGCCGCTTCGTTCTCGCACGCTTTCCGGCAGGTCACGGCCATGACGCCAACCCAGTTTATGGGGGTGAAACCTTTAGCCTGGAGTCTGTCACGTTCAGATTGA